Proteins encoded within one genomic window of bacterium:
- a CDS encoding AAA family ATPase — MEGRRTPSNAPIRIDFVAERLWRGERAVRLRPKSWAVLRELATRPGILVTKDHLLDAVWPGIAVTEGTLNKSIGELRDALGDDRRAPRFIETVARRGFRWIAETADVIVAATADAPAADTRGGHLPPRSAPGLIARDAELAALHRHLAAALERHRQVVFVTAEAGGGKTTLVDAFLAGLDDALAPGAVVSALGQCIESFGQHEPYRPLLEALEQLAQGAGAPRIVDALRRHAPSWLAQMPSLRDRAAAASLPEPMRAAPVMRELAAALDEIAATQPLVLVIEDAHWADLATTDVLNLLARRRQPAALMVIVTLRGADIVAVDHPILGVKTELANKRLASEIPLAPFSEASVRAYLAERCPGASFGDQVVRWLSYQTGGNPFFVSAVVDDLLAQGLLAESAAGRSLAGDVDELRRAIPDSLRTFLERQLSRLSAAELALAEAASVATGPLTTAALAALRGESAERIEELWQGLASRGRIFRPSSDAGAARDVHGPAIEFVHGLVQHVLYDRLPPTRRRHLHRRVAEQMEMGGGVDDLAPQLAFHYERAGDVPRAIHYLRAAADAAVQRGAPGDAAAMRERVLDLIERSPGLADRDTERITARLALAHARQLALGFVDARVGTLFEDARALAEAAQTPALQFVAAAGLATALTFAARYQDASAINRQLVDLANGMGMPPMKQAAYFCAGSVRYRLGELAAAGADLEESLRCDSIPASAMGVDLRATALVVSALVAGKRGLPDTARRLAREAIAAASASGAYNESTIRILAVEVQAILRDATGARSSIERAMGLATHHGFAGWLERARFLSGWLLAREGRLDDGLAAMRAALAGQRETGEVFDRSELCCLLADELLRGDRPGAEEVVHDGLQFATQSGEAHSEPELYRLLAEAQMRGARDAGAAEAHLRHAIALARSRGARWYELRAATSLARLLQARGRGAAERAALAALCDTFREGDGLPDLLAARALPAAPARRRRRRDGS; from the coding sequence ATGGAAGGTCGGCGGACGCCGTCGAACGCGCCGATTCGCATCGACTTCGTGGCCGAACGGCTGTGGCGCGGCGAGCGAGCCGTACGCCTGCGGCCGAAGTCGTGGGCCGTGCTGCGCGAGCTCGCCACGCGCCCCGGCATCCTGGTCACCAAGGATCACCTGCTCGATGCCGTCTGGCCCGGCATCGCCGTGACCGAGGGGACGCTCAACAAGTCGATCGGCGAATTGCGCGACGCCCTCGGCGACGACCGCCGCGCGCCCCGCTTCATCGAGACCGTCGCGCGGCGCGGCTTTCGGTGGATCGCGGAGACCGCCGACGTGATCGTGGCCGCGACCGCCGATGCGCCGGCCGCCGACACGCGCGGCGGCCACCTCCCACCCCGGTCGGCACCCGGTCTCATCGCCCGGGACGCCGAGCTGGCGGCGCTCCACCGCCATCTCGCCGCCGCGCTGGAGCGCCACCGACAGGTCGTCTTCGTCACCGCCGAGGCCGGGGGCGGCAAGACGACGCTGGTGGATGCCTTCCTCGCAGGGCTGGACGACGCGCTCGCGCCGGGCGCCGTCGTCTCGGCGCTCGGCCAATGCATCGAGTCCTTTGGACAGCACGAGCCGTATCGGCCACTGCTCGAAGCGCTCGAGCAGTTGGCGCAGGGCGCCGGCGCGCCTCGCATCGTCGATGCGCTCCGGCGGCACGCGCCGAGCTGGCTGGCGCAGATGCCGTCGCTGCGCGACCGCGCCGCCGCCGCGTCGCTACCGGAGCCGATGCGAGCCGCTCCCGTGATGCGCGAGCTCGCGGCCGCCCTCGACGAGATCGCGGCGACCCAGCCACTGGTGCTCGTCATCGAGGATGCGCATTGGGCCGACCTGGCGACGACGGACGTGCTCAACCTGCTGGCGCGCCGGCGCCAACCCGCGGCGCTGATGGTCATCGTGACGCTGCGCGGCGCCGACATCGTCGCCGTCGATCACCCCATCCTGGGCGTCAAGACGGAGCTGGCGAACAAGCGCCTGGCGAGCGAGATCCCTCTCGCTCCATTCTCGGAGGCGTCGGTGCGCGCGTACCTGGCGGAGCGCTGCCCCGGCGCGTCGTTCGGCGACCAGGTGGTGCGCTGGCTCTCGTATCAGACGGGGGGCAATCCGTTCTTCGTCTCGGCGGTCGTCGACGACCTGCTGGCGCAGGGCCTGCTGGCGGAATCCGCCGCCGGCCGGTCGCTGGCAGGCGATGTGGACGAGCTGCGGCGGGCCATTCCGGACAGCCTCCGCACGTTTCTCGAGCGCCAGCTCTCGCGGCTGTCAGCCGCGGAGCTGGCGCTGGCCGAGGCCGCCAGCGTCGCGACCGGTCCGCTCACGACGGCGGCGCTCGCCGCCCTGCGCGGCGAGAGCGCGGAACGCATCGAGGAGCTGTGGCAGGGGCTGGCGTCGCGCGGACGGATCTTCCGTCCGAGCAGCGATGCCGGCGCAGCGCGGGACGTGCACGGTCCGGCGATCGAGTTCGTGCACGGGCTCGTCCAGCACGTGTTGTACGATCGCCTACCGCCGACCCGTCGCCGGCACCTGCACCGGCGCGTCGCCGAGCAGATGGAAATGGGTGGCGGCGTCGACGACCTCGCGCCGCAGCTCGCCTTCCATTACGAGCGCGCCGGCGACGTCCCTCGCGCCATCCACTACCTCCGCGCGGCCGCCGATGCCGCCGTGCAGCGCGGCGCGCCGGGCGACGCCGCAGCGATGCGCGAGCGGGTCCTCGACCTCATCGAGCGATCCCCGGGGCTGGCGGATCGGGACACCGAACGCATCACCGCGCGCCTGGCGCTCGCCCACGCCCGCCAGCTCGCCCTCGGGTTCGTCGACGCGCGGGTCGGCACGCTGTTCGAGGACGCGCGCGCGCTCGCCGAGGCCGCTCAGACCCCCGCCCTGCAGTTCGTCGCAGCGGCGGGACTGGCCACGGCCCTCACCTTCGCCGCGCGCTATCAGGACGCCTCCGCCATCAACCGCCAGCTCGTCGATCTCGCCAACGGCATGGGCATGCCGCCGATGAAGCAGGCGGCCTACTTCTGCGCCGGCAGCGTGCGCTATCGACTCGGCGAGCTCGCGGCGGCCGGCGCCGACCTGGAGGAGAGTCTGCGCTGCGACAGCATTCCGGCCTCGGCCATGGGCGTCGATCTCAGAGCGACGGCGCTCGTGGTCTCCGCGCTGGTGGCCGGCAAGCGCGGGTTGCCCGATACGGCGCGGCGCCTGGCGCGCGAGGCGATCGCCGCGGCGTCGGCAAGCGGCGCGTACAACGAATCGACGATTCGCATCCTGGCGGTGGAGGTGCAGGCGATCCTGCGCGACGCGACCGGCGCCCGCAGCTCGATCGAGCGCGCCATGGGGCTGGCCACGCACCACGGCTTCGCCGGCTGGCTCGAACGCGCCCGGTTCCTGTCCGGATGGCTGCTCGCCCGCGAGGGGCGTCTCGATGATGGCCTCGCGGCCATGCGCGCGGCGCTGGCGGGACAGCGCGAGACCGGGGAGGTGTTCGACCGCTCGGAGCTCTGCTGCCTGCTGGCGGACGAGCTGCTGCGCGGCGATCGTCCCGGCGCCGAGGAGGTGGTTCACGACGGGCTGCAGTTCGCGACCCAGTCGGGCGAGGCGCACTCGGAGCCGGAGCTCTATCGACTGCTGGCCGAGGCGCAGATGCGGGGGGCCCGCGATGCCGGCGCGGCGGAGGCGCATCTGCGGCACGCCATCGCGCTGGCGAGGAGCCGAGGAGCGCGCTGGTACGAGCTGCGCGCCGCCACCAGTCTCGCCCGCCTGCTGCAGGCCCGCGGCCGCGGCGCCGCGGAGCGCGCCGCGCTCGCGGCGCTCTGCGACACATTCCGAGAGGGCGACGGCCTGCCCGACCTGCTCGCGGCGCGCGCGCTGCCGGCGGCGCCGGCGCGGCGCCGGCGCCGCCGGGATGGTTCGTAG
- a CDS encoding SDR family oxidoreductase → MSRAWDIEGKVCVVTGATSGIGRVTALELARRGAHVVLTARSREKGEPVAEAIRAATGNARVEVHPLELGSLARVRESAAALLARDRPLHVLINNAGLAGQRGLTEDGFELQFGVNHLGPFLFTALLLDRLRASAPARVVTVASKAHVDAKQGIDFAAARRATSSLTGLPEYAVSKLANVLFSSELARRLEGTGVTTYALHPGVVATDVWRRIPAPVAWVMKRFMISSEEGAATTLHCATAPALAAESGRYYDDCQERAPSRVARDAHLARELWARSEQMTGWSSA, encoded by the coding sequence ATGAGCCGCGCATGGGACATTGAAGGCAAGGTCTGCGTCGTCACCGGGGCGACCTCAGGCATCGGTCGGGTCACGGCGCTCGAGCTGGCGCGGCGCGGCGCGCACGTCGTGCTGACGGCGCGCTCGCGCGAGAAGGGCGAGCCGGTGGCGGAGGCGATCCGGGCCGCAACCGGCAACGCGCGCGTCGAGGTCCATCCGCTGGAGCTGGGCAGCCTGGCGCGGGTGCGCGAGAGCGCCGCGGCGCTGCTGGCCCGCGACCGGCCGCTCCACGTCCTGATCAACAACGCCGGGCTCGCCGGCCAGCGCGGTCTGACCGAGGACGGTTTCGAGCTGCAGTTCGGGGTCAACCACCTCGGCCCGTTCCTGTTCACGGCCCTGCTGCTCGACCGCCTGCGCGCCTCGGCCCCCGCCCGCGTCGTCACCGTCGCCAGCAAGGCGCACGTCGATGCCAAGCAGGGCATCGACTTCGCCGCGGCGCGCCGGGCGACGTCCTCGCTGACCGGGCTGCCGGAGTACGCCGTGTCGAAGCTGGCCAACGTCCTCTTCTCCAGCGAGCTGGCGCGGCGCCTCGAGGGCACCGGGGTCACCACCTATGCCCTGCATCCGGGCGTGGTGGCCACCGACGTCTGGCGGCGCATTCCGGCCCCGGTCGCCTGGGTCATGAAGCGGTTCATGATCTCGTCGGAGGAGGGCGCCGCGACGACGTTGCACTGCGCCACCGCTCCCGCCCTCGCCGCCGAGAGCGGGCGCTACTACGACGATTGCCAGGAGCGCGCGCCGAGCCGGGTCGCCCGGGACGCGCACCTGGCGCGCGAGCTGTGGGCGCGCAGCGAGCAGATGACCGGGTGGTCGTCCGCCTGA
- a CDS encoding TIGR03618 family F420-dependent PPOX class oxidoreductase, with the protein MPKRRDAIRMTDEELWPFIEGRKSLQVATLNKDGTPQLTTLWFAVVDGAIVFETFTKSQKVVNLRRDPRIAVLVEDGTTYDELRGVSINGHAELVDDPIAVERYAAHILRRNNPEMPEDMVPQAAKMMAQKRTVVIVRPARIASWDHRKLGGAY; encoded by the coding sequence ATGCCGAAGCGACGCGACGCGATCCGCATGACCGACGAGGAGCTCTGGCCGTTCATCGAGGGCCGCAAGAGTCTCCAGGTCGCCACCCTCAACAAGGACGGCACGCCGCAGCTCACCACGCTGTGGTTCGCGGTGGTCGACGGCGCCATCGTCTTCGAGACGTTCACCAAGTCGCAGAAGGTGGTGAACCTCCGGCGCGACCCGCGCATCGCCGTGCTGGTCGAGGACGGCACCACCTACGACGAGCTGCGCGGCGTCTCCATCAACGGGCACGCCGAGTTGGTCGACGATCCGATCGCGGTCGAGCGCTACGCCGCCCACATCCTGCGCCGCAACAACCCCGAGATGCCGGAGGACATGGTCCCGCAGGCGGCGAAGATGATGGCGCAGAAGCGCACGGTCGTCATCGTCCGGCCGGCGCGCATCGCGAGTTGGGACCACCGCAAGCTCGGCGGCGCGTACTGA
- a CDS encoding alpha/beta hydrolase has protein sequence MRSLHLTANRLRHHLLEWGSGDRVVLLLHGFLEHAHVWELVAPRLAAAGLHVYAPDWRGHGDSEWVGAGGYYHFADYVADLDGIVLALGGRAALVAHSMGGNAALLYAGTAPERVAAVVSIEGLGPPDVDPAEAPPRYAQWLADLARATARPRPPLAPAEVRGRLRARYPRLSEAALTLLAEHGTRSAGAGRAWKFDPLHQTRSPQPYYAAQARAFWQRIACPVLYVEGDDSWVRLADLAERLAALRASRAVIRGSAHHPHLEQPEALAEVLVPFLRRL, from the coding sequence ATGCGTTCGCTCCACCTGACCGCCAATCGCCTCCGCCATCACCTGCTGGAGTGGGGGAGCGGCGACCGGGTGGTGCTGCTGCTGCACGGCTTCCTCGAGCACGCCCACGTCTGGGAGCTGGTGGCGCCGCGGCTGGCGGCGGCGGGGCTGCACGTCTACGCGCCCGACTGGCGCGGTCACGGCGATTCCGAATGGGTCGGCGCCGGCGGCTACTACCACTTCGCCGACTACGTCGCCGATCTCGACGGCATCGTGCTGGCGCTCGGCGGGCGCGCCGCGCTGGTGGCGCACTCGATGGGCGGCAACGCCGCGCTGCTCTACGCGGGCACCGCCCCGGAGCGGGTGGCGGCGGTGGTGTCGATCGAGGGGCTGGGACCGCCGGACGTCGATCCCGCCGAGGCGCCGCCGCGCTACGCGCAGTGGCTCGCCGACCTCGCCCGCGCCACGGCGCGGCCGCGCCCGCCGCTCGCGCCGGCGGAGGTGCGCGGCCGGCTGCGCGCGCGCTATCCGCGGCTGTCCGAGGCGGCGCTGACGCTGCTCGCCGAGCACGGGACGCGTTCCGCCGGCGCGGGTCGGGCGTGGAAGTTCGATCCCCTGCACCAGACGCGCTCGCCGCAGCCCTACTACGCGGCGCAGGCGCGCGCCTTCTGGCAGCGGATCGCCTGTCCGGTGCTCTACGTCGAAGGCGACGACAGTTGGGTGCGGTTGGCGGATCTCGCCGAGCGCCTGGCGGCGCTGCGCGCCAGCCGCGCCGTCATCCGCGGCAGCGCCCACCACCCGCACCTGGAGCAGCCGGAGGCGCTGGCGGAGGTGCTGGTGCCCTTCCTGCGCCGCCTCTGA
- a CDS encoding universal stress protein, which translates to MAQTFDGYKRILLPIDFSDHCTPAAMQAAWLAARSGGVIHLAHVVVNPLDPIYEPDAVEHWVVVEHANAKARALLEGVAGTCLPPETPRELHILGGDPYAKLIDLARVLAADLVVMSTHGSSNLAQLVMGSVAEKVARHATCPVLLVRAPR; encoded by the coding sequence ATGGCGCAGACGTTCGACGGGTACAAGCGCATCCTGCTGCCGATCGACTTCTCGGATCACTGCACGCCGGCGGCGATGCAGGCGGCGTGGCTGGCGGCGCGGTCCGGCGGCGTCATCCATCTCGCGCACGTCGTGGTGAACCCGCTCGACCCGATCTACGAGCCGGACGCGGTCGAGCACTGGGTGGTCGTCGAGCACGCCAACGCCAAGGCGCGGGCCCTGCTGGAAGGCGTCGCCGGCACCTGCCTGCCGCCCGAGACGCCGCGCGAGCTGCACATCCTCGGCGGCGATCCCTACGCCAAGCTGATCGACCTGGCGCGCGTCCTCGCCGCCGACCTGGTGGTCATGTCCACCCACGGCAGCAGCAACCTCGCGCAACTGGTCATGGGCAGCGTCGCCGAGAAGGTCGCGCGCCACGCCACCTGTCCGGTGCTGCTGGTGCGGGCGCCGCGGTGA
- a CDS encoding peptide ABC transporter substrate-binding protein: MIAPARATIPFAAWLAALLLGANGCTNDPYPSADAAAKIVYVAFQAPPKTLDPQVSYTVIDHVITGNVFDTLLEYHYLDRPYRLIPGLAEAVPHGEARPEGRVAYTFRLRPDLRFQDDPCFARGGGGQTTRRIEAADVAFALARIADPDVGSPVIDTFARLRGFRDFSERLRAARVDPAFAARPAHEQYAALGGIAGVRALDPLTLEIELDQPYPQIVYWFAMPFTAPMAWEAVAAYDGRDGRPPLADHPVGAGPFRLGHYDRLNRIVLERNDNWYGITHPEWRAPGAVYPDRGEPQDAADGLLDPAMVGRPLPFVDRIELRRDPELVPAFIKFMQGYYDTSPIITESFDRMVQHGTLTPAMRAMGLRLEKTVTAGVYYVGFNMDDPLLGAAAGARGEALRQAMSLAIDGDEFLRLFSNGRGIAAQSPLPPGIFGYDAAYRNPFRQPDLGRAARRLADAGYPNGIDPATGRPLRITFDVHNTTARALLQFQFLVESWKRIGLDVVVAATDYNQFQDKVRRGAYQLFTWGWIADYPDPENFLFLLYGPMGRRASGGPNTANFADPEYDARFVRMRGLEDGPERAALIAEMRAISERQRPWIELYHPEDYGAHHGWLANVKPPSLSLPAMKYWDLAPGPRAALRLAWNRPVRWPAYVLLGLVAIAIVPSVRRRRRG, from the coding sequence ATGATTGCGCCGGCCCGCGCCACGATCCCGTTCGCCGCCTGGCTCGCCGCGCTGCTGCTGGGCGCGAACGGCTGCACCAACGATCCCTATCCATCGGCCGATGCGGCCGCGAAGATCGTCTACGTCGCCTTCCAGGCGCCGCCCAAGACCCTCGACCCGCAGGTCTCGTACACGGTGATCGACCACGTCATCACCGGCAACGTCTTCGACACCCTGCTCGAGTACCACTACCTCGATCGCCCGTACCGCCTGATCCCGGGGCTCGCCGAGGCGGTGCCGCACGGCGAGGCGCGGCCCGAGGGACGGGTCGCCTACACCTTCCGCCTGCGCCCGGATCTGCGCTTCCAGGACGACCCGTGCTTCGCGCGCGGCGGCGGGGGGCAGACGACGCGCCGCATCGAGGCCGCCGACGTCGCCTTCGCGCTCGCCCGCATCGCCGACCCCGACGTCGGCAGCCCGGTGATCGACACCTTCGCCCGCCTGCGCGGCTTCCGCGACTTCTCCGAGCGGCTGCGCGCGGCGCGCGTCGACCCGGCGTTCGCGGCGCGGCCGGCGCACGAGCAGTACGCGGCGCTCGGCGGCATCGCCGGCGTGCGCGCGCTCGACCCGCTCACCCTCGAGATCGAGCTCGACCAGCCCTATCCGCAGATCGTCTACTGGTTCGCCATGCCGTTCACCGCGCCGATGGCCTGGGAGGCGGTCGCCGCCTACGACGGCCGCGACGGCCGGCCGCCGCTCGCCGACCACCCGGTCGGCGCCGGCCCCTTCCGCCTCGGCCACTACGACCGCCTGAACCGCATCGTCCTCGAGCGCAACGACAACTGGTACGGCATCACCCATCCCGAGTGGCGCGCCCCCGGCGCGGTGTATCCCGACCGCGGCGAGCCGCAGGACGCCGCCGACGGGCTGCTCGACCCGGCGATGGTCGGCCGCCCCCTTCCCTTCGTCGATCGCATCGAGCTGCGCCGCGATCCCGAGCTGGTGCCGGCGTTCATCAAGTTCATGCAGGGCTATTACGACACCTCGCCGATCATCACCGAGAGCTTCGACCGCATGGTGCAGCACGGCACCCTCACCCCGGCGATGCGGGCGATGGGTCTGCGGCTCGAGAAGACGGTGACCGCCGGCGTCTACTACGTCGGCTTCAACATGGACGACCCGCTGCTCGGCGCCGCCGCCGGCGCGCGCGGCGAGGCGCTGCGCCAGGCGATGAGCCTGGCGATCGACGGCGACGAATTCCTCCGCCTGTTCAGCAACGGCCGCGGCATCGCGGCGCAGTCGCCGCTGCCGCCCGGCATCTTCGGCTACGACGCGGCCTACCGGAACCCGTTCCGCCAGCCCGACCTCGGACGCGCGGCGCGGCGCCTGGCCGACGCCGGCTACCCGAACGGCATCGATCCGGCGACCGGCCGGCCGCTGCGGATCACCTTCGACGTCCACAACACCACCGCCCGCGCCCTGCTGCAGTTCCAGTTCCTGGTCGAGTCGTGGAAGCGCATCGGGCTCGACGTCGTCGTCGCCGCCACCGACTACAACCAGTTCCAGGACAAGGTGCGGCGCGGCGCCTACCAGCTCTTCACCTGGGGCTGGATCGCCGACTACCCGGACCCGGAGAACTTCCTCTTCCTGCTCTACGGGCCGATGGGCCGGCGGGCGAGCGGCGGCCCCAACACCGCCAACTTCGCCGACCCGGAGTACGACGCGCGCTTCGTCCGCATGCGCGGCCTGGAGGACGGCCCGGAGCGGGCGGCGCTGATCGCCGAGATGCGCGCCATCAGCGAGCGCCAACGGCCGTGGATCGAGCTCTACCATCCGGAGGACTACGGCGCGCATCACGGCTGGCTCGCCAACGTCAAGCCGCCGTCGCTCAGCCTGCCGGCGATGAAGTACTGGGACCTCGCTCCGGGCCCACGGGCCGCGCTGCGCCTCGCCTGGAACCGCCCGGTGCGCTGGCCGGCGTACGTGCTGCTCGGCCTGGTGGCGATCGCGATCGTGCCCAGCGTGCGGCGGCGCCGGCGCGGATGA
- a CDS encoding ABC transporter permease, whose translation MLTYLLRRLAFGLLTVLGVLLLLFVLFFLVATPDDVARKALGDKAMPEAIEQWKANHGYLRPRAWNPAAPFDTILADHLRRMLTFDFGRSDADDAPISDRLRRGVGPSLALTVPLFTIGLLLAIALALLVAYLRDSLLDRATLVAMVVLMSVSLLLYIVGGQYLLGKVLRWFPISGFDPAPAVIARFLAMPVLIGVLASLGPELRYYRAVFLEERGRDYVRTAYAKGCAPGQVMRRHVLRNALIPIITNVVIEIPFLFTGSILLESFFGIPGLGTMTVEAINGNDFATLRVMVYIGALLFIAGQLATDVAYALADPRVRLE comes from the coding sequence ATGCTGACCTACCTCCTCCGCCGCCTCGCCTTCGGCCTGCTGACGGTGCTCGGCGTGCTGCTGCTGCTGTTCGTGCTCTTCTTCCTCGTCGCGACGCCCGACGACGTGGCGCGCAAGGCACTCGGCGACAAGGCGATGCCGGAGGCGATCGAGCAGTGGAAGGCGAACCACGGCTACCTGCGGCCGCGCGCGTGGAATCCGGCGGCGCCGTTCGACACCATCCTCGCCGACCACCTGCGGCGCATGCTCACCTTCGACTTCGGCCGCAGCGACGCCGACGACGCGCCGATCAGCGACCGGTTGCGGCGCGGCGTCGGCCCGAGCCTGGCGCTCACCGTGCCGCTGTTCACCATCGGCCTGCTGCTGGCGATCGCGCTGGCGCTGCTCGTCGCCTACCTGCGCGATTCCCTGCTCGACCGCGCGACGCTGGTCGCGATGGTGGTGCTGATGAGCGTCTCGCTGCTGCTCTACATCGTCGGCGGCCAGTACCTGCTCGGCAAGGTGCTGCGCTGGTTCCCGATCTCCGGCTTCGACCCGGCGCCGGCGGTGATCGCGCGCTTTCTCGCCATGCCGGTGCTGATCGGCGTCCTCGCCTCGCTCGGTCCCGAGCTGCGCTACTACCGCGCCGTGTTCCTCGAGGAGCGCGGCCGCGACTACGTCCGCACCGCCTACGCCAAGGGCTGCGCCCCGGGGCAGGTGATGCGGCGCCACGTGCTGCGCAACGCCCTGATCCCGATCATCACCAACGTGGTGATCGAGATCCCGTTCCTGTTCACCGGCTCGATCCTGCTCGAATCGTTCTTCGGCATCCCGGGCCTCGGCACCATGACCGTCGAGGCGATCAACGGCAACGACTTCGCCACCCTGCGCGTCATGGTCTACATCGGCGCCCTGCTCTTCATCGCCGGCCAGCTCGCCACCGACGTCGCCTACGCGCTCGCCGACCCGCGCGTCCGCCTGGAATGA
- a CDS encoding ABC transporter permease — protein MIEAHHLSNAAVAALLIAAGLLVRRLGRDPSWRGLATALWRRRRWALLAAALYVAIGLLDSVAWIGGGRGAAHADLVAAHTPRTIIDRLFPLDFRERSYSAPLADRELYGGEPLRFPGRHLLGTDILGRDVLLQTLKGVRVALLIGGFSSLLVVPLALAAGMGAGYFGRRVDDAVFFLISTISSIPTLLLLIALVMALGRGTVQVCIALGVTGWVSMARILRGETLKLRELDYVAAARALGASDWRILTRHVLPNLMHLVVITLVLLFSRLVLTEATLSWLGIGVDGSWGQMIDQARDELARDPIVWWNLSAAAAGLFGLILAVNLIGDTVRDVLDPRQQTRAAGPPP, from the coding sequence ATGATCGAGGCGCACCACCTCTCGAACGCGGCCGTCGCCGCGCTGCTGATCGCCGCCGGCCTGCTGGTCCGCCGCCTGGGCCGCGATCCGAGCTGGCGCGGCCTGGCGACCGCGCTCTGGCGCCGCCGCCGCTGGGCGCTGCTCGCCGCGGCGCTCTACGTGGCGATCGGCCTCCTCGACTCGGTCGCCTGGATCGGCGGCGGGCGCGGCGCCGCCCACGCCGACCTCGTCGCCGCCCACACGCCGCGGACGATCATCGACCGCCTGTTCCCGCTCGACTTCCGCGAGCGCAGCTACTCCGCGCCGCTCGCCGACCGCGAGCTCTACGGCGGCGAGCCGCTGCGCTTTCCCGGACGCCACCTGCTCGGCACCGACATCCTCGGCCGCGACGTGCTGCTGCAGACGCTCAAGGGCGTCCGCGTCGCCCTCCTCATCGGCGGCTTCTCCAGCCTGCTGGTCGTGCCGCTGGCGCTGGCCGCCGGCATGGGGGCCGGCTATTTCGGGCGCCGGGTCGACGACGCCGTGTTCTTCCTCATCAGCACCATCTCCTCGATCCCGACCCTGCTGCTGCTGATCGCCCTGGTGATGGCGCTCGGCCGGGGCACCGTGCAGGTGTGCATCGCCCTCGGCGTCACCGGCTGGGTCAGCATGGCGCGCATCCTGCGCGGCGAGACGCTCAAGCTGCGCGAGCTCGATTACGTCGCGGCGGCGCGCGCCCTCGGCGCCAGCGACTGGCGCATCCTCACCCGCCACGTCCTGCCCAACCTCATGCATCTCGTCGTCATCACGCTCGTGCTGCTCTTCTCGCGCCTGGTGCTCACCGAGGCGACGCTGTCGTGGCTCGGCATCGGCGTCGACGGCAGTTGGGGACAGATGATCGACCAGGCGCGCGACGAGCTGGCGCGCGATCCGATCGTCTGGTGGAACCTCAGCGCCGCCGCCGCCGGGCTCTTCGGCCTCATTCTCGCCGTCAACCTGATCGGCGACACCGTGCGCGACGTGCTGGATCCGCGCCAGCAGACGCGCGCCGCCGGGCCGCCGCCGTGA
- a CDS encoding alpha/beta hydrolase → MTDATPRSTVVALAHGARLRVRRCGDPSARPLLCLHGAGAHSGWWRRLAPRLLATHHVVAPDLRGHGASDHRDSYLIEDFAADCLALLDRVGAGPVDLVGHSMGGRVAAWIAAHHPERIRALALLDARLGAVPRERAERWRGARASDAPPRHYPTRAEAMAAFRLTPPEADVAPAVRAELAADAVRQRPDGRWMMAFDRAVLALDGSRVEDLLPVAARIRCPTLFLRGRDSTVVGTAQSAALTAALPPVILETVAGGHHFLLAHPDATARRVAAFLSANA, encoded by the coding sequence GTGACCGACGCGACGCCGCGGAGCACTGTCGTCGCGCTGGCGCACGGCGCCCGCCTACGCGTGCGCCGCTGCGGCGACCCGAGCGCCCGGCCGCTGCTCTGCCTGCACGGCGCCGGCGCGCATTCCGGGTGGTGGCGGCGCCTGGCGCCGAGGCTGCTGGCGACGCACCACGTCGTCGCCCCCGACCTGCGCGGCCACGGCGCCAGCGATCACCGCGACTCGTACCTGATCGAGGACTTCGCCGCCGACTGCCTCGCCCTGCTCGACCGCGTCGGCGCCGGCCCGGTGGACCTGGTCGGCCACTCGATGGGCGGCCGCGTCGCCGCCTGGATCGCCGCCCACCATCCGGAGCGCATCCGCGCGCTGGCCCTGCTCGACGCCCGCCTCGGCGCCGTGCCGCGCGAACGCGCCGAGCGCTGGCGCGGCGCCCGCGCCAGCGACGCGCCGCCGCGCCACTACCCGACCCGCGCCGAGGCCATGGCCGCCTTCCGGCTGACGCCGCCGGAAGCCGACGTCGCGCCGGCGGTGCGCGCCGAGCTCGCCGCCGACGCCGTGCGCCAACGGCCGGACGGACGCTGGATGATGGCGTTCGACCGCGCCGTGCTGGCGCTCGACGGCAGCCGGGTGGAGGACCTGCTCCCGGTCGCGGCGCGCATCCGCTGTCCGACCCTCTTCCTGCGCGGCCGCGACAGCACCGTCGTCGGCACCGCGCAGAGCGCCGCGCTCACCGCCGCGCTGCCGCCGGTGATCCTCGAGACGGTGGCCGGCGGGCACCACTTCCTGCTCGCCCATCCCGACGCGACCGCGCGGCGCGTCGCCGCGTTCCTGTCGGCGAACGCCTGA